Proteins from a genomic interval of Sporolactobacillus sp. Y61:
- a CDS encoding PH domain-containing protein, producing MKSEKKHLHIVSVLTEFIATLRNVILPAGLGFIAGLRHFSDYLGYILLIPLVLAVFDFLKWLRLTYEITDEHFHLQSGVLVRNDRYIRINRIQSVQIRTNILLRLFGLVQLKLDTADPASRGDITLSVLTKKEAGRIQRAIGHGKEQLPAEDSLEAVPAEQPAAPIKRFVLSGKDLWMAALTSSNIGIIGVLLALFSQVDDVIPDSFWGSSVDYFSHLPITLLVFLVAALVLLLWLISLFVTMLRWGGFRLTVTGGQWFIHKGILQTKDETYKTNRVQAIRIRQQLLQQLFGYCTVYAELSGSVDGENRDEGSVLVYPFVCIKQLPDFLEEIIPRFAGQMDVRRIPLRGILYGTARPLLFLTVAAGILTWFFSWGKWLWLILPPIAGWIYSCYYSRGCRLRNNRFVLTGRFLSKSTVITLTRHLQTFSRKRSPLQRQIGLGNFRVMIRSSAPRAYRVNQMASEDTESLMNRLRNHSVND from the coding sequence ATATCGTCTCCGTACTCACCGAATTTATCGCGACCCTGCGCAATGTCATCCTGCCCGCCGGACTCGGCTTCATTGCCGGTTTACGCCATTTCTCTGATTATCTCGGCTATATCCTCCTGATTCCGCTCGTTCTTGCTGTCTTTGATTTCCTTAAATGGCTGCGCCTGACTTATGAGATTACAGATGAACATTTTCACCTGCAATCGGGCGTTCTCGTGCGTAACGACCGCTACATCCGCATCAATCGTATCCAATCCGTCCAGATCAGGACGAACATTCTGCTGCGCCTGTTCGGGCTCGTTCAGCTGAAACTGGACACGGCAGATCCGGCGAGCAGGGGAGATATTACCCTTTCCGTTCTGACAAAAAAGGAAGCCGGACGGATCCAGAGAGCCATCGGCCATGGTAAAGAGCAGCTGCCGGCAGAGGATAGCCTTGAAGCTGTTCCGGCCGAACAGCCGGCCGCACCGATCAAACGCTTTGTCTTATCAGGAAAAGATCTGTGGATGGCGGCACTGACCTCCTCCAATATCGGCATCATCGGGGTCCTGCTCGCCCTGTTCTCGCAGGTCGACGATGTGATTCCGGACTCGTTCTGGGGATCCTCAGTGGATTATTTCAGCCATCTGCCGATCACTCTGCTCGTGTTTCTGGTTGCTGCACTCGTTCTCCTGCTCTGGCTGATCTCTCTTTTTGTGACGATGCTACGCTGGGGTGGCTTCAGGCTGACCGTGACAGGTGGTCAGTGGTTTATCCATAAGGGCATTCTCCAGACAAAAGATGAAACGTATAAAACCAACCGGGTGCAGGCGATCCGGATCAGGCAGCAGCTGCTCCAGCAACTGTTCGGCTATTGTACAGTTTACGCGGAATTAAGCGGCAGTGTCGACGGGGAAAACCGTGATGAGGGTTCGGTACTGGTCTATCCGTTCGTATGTATTAAACAGCTGCCGGATTTTCTGGAAGAGATCATTCCCCGGTTTGCGGGTCAAATGGATGTCAGGCGGATCCCTCTGCGGGGTATACTGTACGGGACAGCCCGGCCACTGCTGTTTCTTACCGTTGCTGCCGGCATCCTCACCTGGTTCTTCTCATGGGGTAAATGGCTCTGGCTGATCCTGCCGCCCATTGCCGGATGGATTTATTCCTGCTATTATTCCAGGGGCTGCCGGCTGAGGAATAACCGGTTCGTCCTAACCGGGCGCTTTTTATCGAAATCAACGGTCATTACATTGACCCGGCATCTGCAGACCTTCTCACGAAAGCGTTCCCCTCTCCAGCGACAAATCGGACTCGGTAATTTCCGGGTGATGATCCGTTCTTCTGCGCCGCGCGCCTATCGTGTGAACCAAATGGCGTCAGAAGATACTGAATCTCTTATGAACCGCCTTAGAAATCATTCTGTGAACGACTAA
- a CDS encoding bifunctional UDP-sugar hydrolase/5'-nucleotidase, translating to MELVILETSDIHGSIYPVNYADNTRREAGLGKIATRVRKERTEHEHVLLVDNGDLIQGTPLVYYYARFDGKHVNPMVILENQMAYDCAVVGNHEFNFGKKVLAEAVRHSAFPWLAANMLRTDTKEPYFGKPYIIRTFQNGCKVAVLGLITQYIPNWEKPENITGMTFTDPVEAAKKWVPWLRREKKADLVVVSYHGGFERDPASGEETEALTGENQGYQLCMEVPGIDVLLTGHQHRKISGAEVNGVTIVQPGCNGTFLGKVTVDLEKRDDGWQVTGKRSELLPVTGVPEDKELLKQTDPFEKATQTWLDRPLGRIEGDMLVRDPMDVRTHDHPLIEFINKLQMKASGADISSTALFRNDSPGLPRDVSMRDICANYIYPNTLKVIRISGRDMREALEKSASYFKRYQGNGPIEVSEGFTTPKPQHYNYDMWEGIDYVIDISKPAGSRVVKLDYHGAPVQMDSHYNVVMNNYRSGGGGDYFMFRNKPVVRDIPIDVSELMANDIIARKTVRATVNHNWKLIY from the coding sequence ATGGAACTGGTGATCCTTGAAACAAGTGATATACACGGCAGCATTTATCCGGTCAATTATGCAGATAACACTCGCCGGGAAGCAGGACTGGGGAAAATCGCAACACGTGTGCGAAAAGAAAGGACAGAGCATGAGCATGTGCTGCTGGTTGATAACGGCGATCTGATTCAGGGGACGCCACTGGTTTATTATTATGCCCGTTTTGACGGAAAGCACGTGAATCCGATGGTGATTCTTGAAAATCAGATGGCCTATGACTGTGCTGTTGTCGGGAATCATGAATTCAATTTTGGGAAAAAAGTTCTGGCTGAAGCTGTCCGTCATTCGGCCTTTCCCTGGCTTGCAGCAAACATGCTCAGGACAGATACAAAAGAGCCTTATTTCGGGAAACCGTATATCATCAGGACTTTTCAGAATGGATGTAAAGTGGCCGTTCTTGGACTGATCACCCAGTACATCCCCAACTGGGAGAAACCGGAAAATATCACCGGCATGACTTTTACTGATCCGGTGGAGGCGGCAAAGAAATGGGTGCCCTGGTTGCGCCGGGAGAAAAAGGCAGATCTTGTCGTTGTCTCCTATCACGGTGGATTCGAGCGGGATCCGGCGTCCGGTGAAGAGACGGAAGCACTGACCGGGGAAAACCAGGGTTATCAGCTGTGCATGGAAGTGCCCGGTATTGATGTGCTTTTGACCGGTCACCAGCACCGGAAAATCAGCGGGGCTGAAGTGAATGGTGTAACGATTGTCCAGCCCGGCTGCAACGGAACTTTTTTAGGAAAAGTAACCGTTGATCTGGAAAAAAGAGATGACGGCTGGCAAGTCACCGGGAAAAGGTCGGAACTGCTGCCGGTCACCGGTGTCCCGGAAGACAAAGAACTGTTGAAACAGACAGATCCCTTTGAAAAAGCCACACAAACCTGGCTTGACCGTCCGCTCGGCCGGATTGAAGGGGACATGCTTGTTCGCGATCCGATGGACGTGCGGACACATGATCATCCATTAATTGAATTCATTAATAAACTGCAAATGAAGGCTTCGGGTGCTGATATTTCATCGACCGCGCTGTTTCGTAATGATTCGCCCGGTCTCCCGCGCGATGTGTCCATGCGTGATATTTGCGCCAACTACATTTATCCGAACACACTGAAAGTGATCCGGATCAGCGGACGCGATATGCGGGAGGCGCTTGAGAAGTCGGCTTCCTATTTTAAAAGGTATCAGGGTAACGGGCCGATTGAAGTCAGCGAAGGCTTTACTACTCCGAAACCGCAGCATTACAATTATGATATGTGGGAAGGTATCGATTACGTGATCGATATCTCAAAGCCGGCCGGCAGTCGGGTCGTGAAACTGGATTACCATGGCGCACCGGTGCAGATGGACAGCCACTACAACGTCGTTATGAATAATTACCGGTCCGGCGGCGGTGGAGATTATTTCATGTTCCGGAACAAACCAGTGGTCAGGGATATCCCGATTGATGTGTCGGAACTGATGGCCAATGACATTATAGCCCGCAAAACCGTCCGGGCAACGGTGAATCATAACTGGAAATTAATCTACTGA
- a CDS encoding uracil-DNA glycosylase, protein MKHILNNDWEALLESEFHKDYYLKLRSFLKKEYSTRTIYPDMYDLFNALKYTPYEKVKVVILGQDPYHEPGQAHGLSFSVKPGVPQPPSLRNIFKELHDDLGCPIPHHGCLIEWARQGVLLLNTVLSVRRGAANSHKGMGWEQFTDAVIRDLNEREKPIVFILWGRNAQAKQELITNERHFIIKSSHPSPFSAHYGFFGSRPFSRANRYLESAGEEPINWQISMDEPSVPLKR, encoded by the coding sequence TTGAAACATATTCTGAATAATGACTGGGAAGCTCTTCTCGAGTCTGAATTTCATAAAGATTACTATCTGAAACTGAGGTCATTTCTGAAAAAAGAATACAGCACACGCACCATTTATCCGGATATGTATGATCTGTTTAACGCGCTGAAATATACCCCTTATGAGAAAGTAAAGGTGGTGATTCTCGGCCAGGATCCTTATCATGAACCGGGCCAGGCGCACGGGCTCAGTTTCTCTGTCAAGCCGGGTGTCCCTCAGCCACCGTCGCTCCGGAATATTTTCAAGGAATTGCATGATGATCTGGGCTGCCCGATTCCGCACCATGGCTGTCTGATTGAATGGGCGAGGCAGGGCGTCCTGCTGCTGAATACGGTACTTTCGGTCCGGCGGGGCGCGGCTAATTCACATAAAGGTATGGGGTGGGAGCAGTTTACTGATGCGGTTATCCGCGACCTGAACGAACGCGAGAAACCCATTGTGTTCATACTTTGGGGACGCAACGCCCAGGCGAAGCAGGAGCTGATTACCAATGAACGCCATTTCATCATCAAATCTTCGCACCCGAGCCCGTTTTCTGCACATTACGGTTTCTTCGGCAGCCGCCCGTTTTCACGGGCAAACAGGTACCTGGAGTCGGCGGGAGAAGAACCAATTAACTGGCAGATCTCCATGGATGAGCCGAGTGTGCCGCTGAAACGATAA